A window of Streptomyces sp. SAI-127 contains these coding sequences:
- a CDS encoding DNA-formamidopyrimidine glycosylase family protein — MPEGDTVWQSARRLHSALADKVLTRSDLRVPKYATADLTGRRVLDVTPRGKHLLTRIEGGLTLHSHLRMDGSWKVYAENQRWTGGPTHQIRAILANADRTAVGYRLPVLELLRTTDEHKAVGHLGPDLLGPDWNPESALANLLQDPARPLGEALLDQRNLAGIGNVYKSELCFLLGATPWLPIGALPADRAAQLPALAKKLLEVNRDRPVRSTTGRRGQDLFVYGRAPRPCLRCHTSIRVADQGDGSRERPTYWCPNCQTGPAPSPHRRAPSGTHPRTSRRTTN, encoded by the coding sequence ATGCCCGAAGGAGACACGGTCTGGCAGTCCGCGAGACGCCTGCACAGCGCCCTCGCGGACAAGGTGCTGACCCGCAGCGACCTGAGGGTGCCGAAGTACGCCACAGCCGACCTCACAGGCCGCCGGGTCCTCGACGTCACCCCACGCGGCAAGCACCTCCTCACCCGCATCGAGGGCGGCCTGACCCTCCACTCCCACCTCCGCATGGACGGCTCCTGGAAGGTGTACGCAGAAAACCAGCGATGGACCGGAGGCCCCACCCACCAGATCCGCGCGATCCTGGCCAACGCCGATCGCACAGCCGTCGGCTACCGCCTCCCCGTCCTGGAACTCCTGCGCACCACGGACGAGCACAAAGCCGTCGGCCACCTGGGTCCCGACCTCCTGGGCCCTGACTGGAACCCCGAGTCGGCCCTGGCGAACCTTCTCCAGGACCCCGCCCGCCCCCTCGGCGAGGCCCTTCTCGACCAGCGCAATCTCGCCGGCATCGGCAACGTCTACAAGAGCGAACTCTGCTTCCTGCTCGGCGCCACCCCCTGGCTCCCCATCGGCGCCCTCCCCGCGGACCGCGCCGCTCAGCTCCCCGCGCTCGCCAAGAAGCTCCTGGAGGTCAATCGCGACCGCCCGGTCCGCAGCACGACCGGCCGCCGCGGCCAGGACCTGTTCGTCTACGGCCGCGCACCCCGCCCCTGCCTCCGCTGCCACACCTCCATCCGCGTCGCCGACCAGGGCGACGGCTCCCGCGAACGTCCCACGTACTGGTGCCCGAACTGCCAAACCGGCCCCGCCCCGAGCCCCCACCGCAGGGCACCGAGCGGAACACACCCCAGAACCTCACGCCGTACGACCAATTGA
- a CDS encoding SDR family NAD(P)-dependent oxidoreductase, with the protein MAVSAYDLTGRTAFVTGAASGIGRATAVLLAEAGATVHCADLDASGLHETATLIKDAGGTTHTHPLDVTDREQLHQAITSCERLDVLAAVAGIMHSSPVLETRDEDLDRVLNVNFKGVLHACQEAARLMLDRETRGSIVTMASGAVDTGGPGLLCYGAAKAAVVQLTKTLATEVGRYGIRVNAIAPGWIRTPMTDRHDEEAQAHTEALMSRMSPLRRVGEPEDIAHAVLYLASDASSFMTGQIIRPNGGVAMPW; encoded by the coding sequence ATGGCCGTCAGCGCGTACGACCTCACCGGACGCACCGCATTCGTCACCGGCGCCGCGAGTGGCATCGGCCGCGCAACCGCCGTCCTGCTCGCCGAGGCGGGTGCCACCGTGCACTGCGCCGACCTCGACGCGTCGGGACTGCACGAGACGGCGACCCTGATCAAGGACGCGGGCGGCACCACCCACACCCATCCCCTCGACGTCACCGACCGCGAACAGCTCCACCAGGCCATCACCTCCTGCGAGCGCCTCGACGTGCTGGCCGCGGTCGCCGGAATCATGCACAGCAGCCCGGTCCTGGAGACGAGGGACGAAGACCTCGACCGCGTCCTGAACGTCAACTTCAAGGGCGTACTCCACGCCTGCCAGGAGGCGGCCCGCCTGATGCTCGACCGGGAGACGAGAGGCAGCATCGTCACGATGGCCTCCGGCGCCGTGGACACGGGCGGACCCGGGCTGCTCTGCTACGGCGCGGCCAAAGCAGCCGTGGTGCAGCTCACGAAGACCCTGGCCACCGAGGTCGGCCGGTACGGCATCCGGGTCAACGCCATCGCGCCCGGCTGGATCCGCACTCCCATGACCGACCGCCACGACGAGGAGGCACAGGCGCACACCGAGGCACTCATGTCCCGCATGTCACCGCTCAGGCGCGTCGGCGAACCGGAGGACATCGCCCACGCCGTGCTCTACCTGGCCTCCGACGCCTCGTCCTTCATGACGGGCCAGATCATCCGCCCGAACGGCGGGGTGGCGATGCCGTGGTAG
- a CDS encoding helix-turn-helix transcriptional regulator, giving the protein MILLRRLLGDVLRRQRQRQGRTLREVSSSARVSLGYLSEVERGQKEASSELLSAICDALDVRMSELMREVSDELALAELAQSAAATPSTPVPAGVRPMLGSVSVKGVPPERVTIKAPSEAVDVVAA; this is encoded by the coding sequence ATGATTCTGCTCCGTCGCCTACTGGGTGACGTGCTGCGTCGGCAGCGCCAACGCCAGGGCCGTACTCTGCGCGAAGTCTCCTCGTCCGCCCGAGTCTCACTCGGCTATCTCTCCGAGGTGGAGCGGGGGCAGAAGGAGGCTTCCTCCGAGCTGCTGTCCGCGATCTGCGACGCGCTGGACGTACGGATGTCCGAACTCATGCGGGAAGTGAGCGACGAGCTCGCCCTCGCCGAGCTGGCCCAGTCCGCTGCGGCCACACCCAGCACGCCGGTACCGGCAGGGGTGCGCCCGATGCTGGGTTCCGTCTCGGTCAAGGGTGTGCCACCGGAACGGGTGACCATCAAGGCGCCCAGCGAAGCGGTGGACGTCGTAGCGGCGTGA
- a CDS encoding CinA family protein — protein sequence MNSPAAQVVRLLTVKGQTLAVAESLTGGLVAAEITAAPGASQAFRGSVTAYATELKHELLGVDATLLSQRGAVDPQVAAQMAAGVRKALGADWGIATTGVAGPEPQDGKPVGTVFVAVDGPFAGASDAAGGGKVTALRLNGDRAEIRMESVRSVLALLMEELASEQTGNERAQDTERNGGF from the coding sequence GTGAATTCCCCGGCCGCCCAAGTGGTGCGACTACTCACCGTGAAGGGTCAGACGCTCGCGGTCGCCGAGTCGCTCACGGGCGGATTGGTTGCGGCGGAAATCACAGCGGCTCCCGGGGCGTCCCAGGCGTTCAGGGGGTCGGTGACCGCCTATGCCACCGAACTGAAGCATGAGCTGTTGGGTGTCGACGCCACCCTGCTGTCCCAGCGAGGCGCGGTGGATCCGCAGGTCGCGGCCCAGATGGCGGCCGGAGTGCGCAAGGCACTCGGAGCCGACTGGGGCATCGCGACCACTGGAGTCGCGGGCCCGGAACCACAGGACGGCAAGCCCGTCGGAACGGTTTTCGTGGCTGTCGACGGGCCCTTCGCGGGCGCTTCCGACGCAGCGGGTGGCGGGAAAGTGACCGCGCTGCGGTTGAACGGCGACCGCGCGGAAATTCGTATGGAGAGTGTACGGAGCGTACTCGCACTGCTCATGGAGGAGCTTGCGAGCGAACAGACCGGGAATGAGCGGGCACAGGATACGGAACGGAACGGGGGGTTTTGA
- the pgsA gene encoding CDP-diacylglycerol--glycerol-3-phosphate 3-phosphatidyltransferase: protein MTGVPASAAGGPSAAKGGPAAGVSGAASGAAPSAPSDAVSGTAADARAGAVPEVAVVPGALADAGVDSGERPARGKKIAAAAVNQASVWNIANLLTMLRLVLVPGFVALMLADGGYDPAWRSFAWAAFAVAMITDLFDGHLARAYNLVTDFGKIADPIADKAIMGAALICLSGLGDLPWWVTLVILGRELGITLLRFLVIRYGVIPASRGGKLKTLSQGIAVGMYILALTGWLATARFWVMAVAVVLTVVTGLDYVRQAIVLRRQGIAERKAALEETEA, encoded by the coding sequence ATGACCGGAGTTCCCGCGTCCGCTGCGGGTGGCCCCTCCGCCGCGAAGGGCGGACCGGCGGCCGGCGTCTCGGGCGCCGCGTCCGGTGCGGCACCGAGCGCTCCCTCGGACGCGGTCTCCGGTACGGCCGCGGATGCGCGAGCCGGTGCCGTCCCTGAGGTGGCTGTCGTCCCCGGGGCGCTCGCGGATGCCGGCGTCGACTCCGGTGAGAGGCCGGCGCGCGGCAAGAAGATCGCTGCCGCTGCCGTCAACCAGGCCAGCGTCTGGAACATCGCCAATCTGCTGACCATGCTCCGGCTGGTCCTCGTGCCCGGCTTCGTCGCCCTGATGCTGGCCGACGGCGGGTACGACCCGGCGTGGCGCTCGTTCGCCTGGGCGGCCTTCGCGGTCGCCATGATCACCGACCTGTTCGATGGACACCTGGCGCGCGCCTACAACCTCGTCACGGACTTCGGGAAGATCGCCGACCCCATCGCCGACAAGGCGATCATGGGTGCGGCGCTGATCTGTCTCTCCGGGCTCGGCGACCTGCCGTGGTGGGTGACGCTCGTCATCCTGGGCAGGGAACTCGGGATCACCCTGCTGCGTTTCCTCGTCATCCGGTACGGCGTGATCCCGGCGAGCCGTGGCGGCAAGCTCAAGACCCTCAGCCAGGGCATCGCCGTAGGGATGTACATCCTGGCGTTGACGGGGTGGCTGGCCACCGCGAGGTTCTGGGTGATGGCTGTGGCGGTCGTACTGACCGTCGTGACCGGGCTCGACTATGTGAGACAGGCCATTGTGCTGCGCAGGCAGGGAATCGCCGAGCGCAAGGCGGCGTTGGAGGAGACGGAAGCGTGA
- the rimO gene encoding 30S ribosomal protein S12 methylthiotransferase RimO: MPERRTVALVTLGCARNEVDSEELAGRLEADGWDLVKDAADADVAVVNTCGFVEAAKKDSVDALLEANDLKGHGRTQAVVAVGCMAERYGKDLAEALPEADGVLGFDDYADISDRLQTILSGGIHAAHTPRDRRKLLPISPAQRQESASSVALPGHGPAAEAPEVAPADLPEGLAPASGPRAPLRRRLDGSPVASVKLASGCDRRCSFCAIPSFRGSFISRRPSDVLNETRWLAEQGVKEIMLVSENNTSYGKDLGDIRLLESLLPDLAEVDGLERVRVSYLQPAEMRPGLIDVLTSTPKVVPYFDLSFQHSAPDVLRAMRRFGDTDRFLELLDTIRGKAPEAGVRSNFIVGFPGETEADLAELERFLNGARLDAIGVFGYSDEEGTEAATYENKLDEDVVAERLARVSRLAEELVSQRAEERVGETVHVLVESIDDEGVYGRGAHQAPETDGQVLLTSGEGLSVGRMVEAKVVGTEGVDLVAEPLDGSLACSEEAGR; the protein is encoded by the coding sequence ATGCCTGAACGCCGTACCGTCGCACTCGTCACTCTTGGCTGCGCCCGCAACGAGGTGGACTCGGAGGAGCTCGCAGGCCGTTTGGAGGCGGACGGCTGGGATCTCGTGAAGGACGCCGCCGACGCGGACGTCGCCGTCGTCAACACCTGTGGCTTCGTCGAAGCCGCCAAGAAGGACTCCGTCGACGCCCTCCTCGAGGCCAATGATCTCAAGGGGCACGGCAGAACCCAGGCCGTCGTGGCGGTGGGCTGCATGGCCGAGCGGTACGGCAAGGACCTCGCCGAGGCGCTGCCCGAGGCGGACGGGGTGCTCGGCTTCGACGACTACGCCGACATCTCCGACCGGCTGCAGACGATCCTCAGCGGCGGCATCCACGCCGCGCACACCCCCCGCGACCGGCGCAAGCTGCTGCCGATCAGCCCGGCCCAGCGGCAGGAGTCGGCGTCCTCCGTCGCGCTGCCCGGGCACGGGCCGGCCGCCGAAGCGCCCGAGGTGGCTCCCGCCGACCTTCCGGAGGGGCTCGCTCCGGCTTCCGGCCCGCGTGCGCCCCTGCGCCGCCGTCTGGACGGCTCTCCGGTCGCCTCGGTGAAGCTCGCCTCCGGCTGCGACCGGCGCTGCTCCTTCTGCGCCATCCCGTCCTTCCGCGGCTCCTTCATCTCGCGTCGCCCCTCGGACGTCCTCAACGAGACGCGCTGGCTGGCCGAGCAGGGGGTCAAGGAGATCATGCTGGTCTCCGAGAACAACACGTCGTACGGCAAGGACCTGGGCGACATCCGTCTCCTCGAGTCCCTCCTGCCCGATCTCGCCGAGGTCGACGGCCTGGAACGCGTACGTGTCAGCTACCTCCAGCCCGCCGAGATGCGGCCGGGCCTGATCGACGTGCTGACGTCCACGCCCAAGGTGGTGCCCTACTTCGATCTGTCCTTCCAGCACTCCGCCCCCGACGTGCTGCGGGCGATGCGCCGCTTCGGCGACACCGACCGCTTCCTCGAGCTGCTCGACACCATCCGGGGCAAGGCCCCCGAGGCCGGTGTGCGCTCCAACTTCATCGTGGGCTTCCCCGGTGAGACCGAGGCCGACCTGGCCGAGCTGGAGCGGTTCCTGAACGGCGCGCGACTGGACGCCATCGGCGTCTTCGGGTACTCCGACGAGGAGGGCACCGAAGCGGCGACGTACGAGAACAAGCTGGACGAGGATGTCGTCGCCGAGCGGCTGGCACGTGTCTCCCGGCTCGCCGAGGAACTCGTCTCGCAGCGTGCCGAGGAGCGCGTCGGTGAGACCGTGCACGTGCTGGTCGAGTCCATCGACGACGAGGGCGTGTACGGCCGAGGCGCCCACCAGGCGCCGGAGACCGACGGCCAGGTGCTGCTCACGAGCGGCGAAGGTCTGAGCGTCGGTCGTATGGTCGAGGCGAAGGTGGTCGGTACGGAAGGTGTCGACCTGGTTGCCGAGCCGCTCGACGGCTCGCTCGCGTGTAGTGAGGAGGCGGGCAGATGA
- a CDS encoding helix-turn-helix domain-containing protein, with protein sequence MSIGNSPEDERPFEDDRQEDRLSVGHALKQARIAAGLTVDDVSNATRVRIAIVHAIEADDFAPCGGDVYARGHIRTLAKAVHLDPAPLLDQFAADHGGGRPAPTPAAPLFEAERIRPERRGPNWTAAMVAAIVAVVGFVGFTAFTGGDDGGTTQVADGTTPATSKSPTPKSDKTTKDPKPTPTPTDSAIAAAPQDKVTVQVSAADGKSWILAKDHNGRTLFDGLLTQGDTKTFQDSDKINLVLGDAGAIQLYVNGKKIDDDWQPGAVERLTYTKGDPQVG encoded by the coding sequence GTGTCCATCGGCAACTCCCCTGAAGACGAGCGTCCGTTCGAAGACGACCGACAGGAAGACCGCCTCTCCGTCGGCCACGCCCTGAAACAGGCGCGGATCGCGGCTGGGTTGACCGTCGACGACGTCAGCAACGCCACCAGGGTCCGCATCGCCATCGTGCATGCCATCGAGGCGGACGATTTCGCCCCCTGCGGGGGCGATGTGTACGCCCGGGGCCACATCCGGACCCTGGCCAAGGCCGTCCACCTGGATCCGGCCCCCCTGCTGGACCAGTTCGCCGCCGATCACGGCGGTGGGCGTCCGGCCCCGACCCCGGCCGCTCCGCTGTTCGAGGCGGAACGCATCCGTCCCGAGCGCCGCGGGCCCAACTGGACCGCGGCCATGGTCGCCGCGATCGTCGCCGTGGTCGGCTTCGTCGGGTTCACCGCCTTCACGGGCGGCGACGACGGCGGGACGACACAGGTCGCCGACGGCACCACGCCCGCCACCAGCAAGTCTCCGACGCCCAAGTCCGACAAGACCACCAAGGACCCGAAGCCGACGCCCACGCCGACCGACAGCGCCATCGCGGCGGCACCTCAGGACAAGGTGACCGTGCAGGTCAGCGCTGCCGACGGAAAGAGCTGGATCCTCGCCAAGGACCACAACGGCCGGACCCTCTTCGACGGCCTGCTCACGCAGGGCGACACCAAGACCTTCCAGGACAGCGACAAGATCAACCTCGTCCTCGGTGACGCCGGGGCGATCCAGCTGTACGTGAACGGCAAGAAGATCGACGACGACTGGCAGCCCGGGGCCGTGGAGCGCCTGACGTACACGAAGGGCGACCCGCAGGTCGGATAG
- a CDS encoding DNA translocase FtsK, translating into MASRPSAAKKQPSKKAAAPAKGPARKAPAKKAPAKKAPAKKAAAKKAAPPKPAPSPTGGVYRLVRAVWLGLAHAVGAVFRGIGQGAKNLDPAHRKDGVALLLLGLGLIVAAGTWSNLRGPVGDLVEIIVTGAFGRLDLLVPILLAVIAVRFIRHPEKPEANGRIVIGLSALLIGVLGQVHIACGAPARSDGMQAIRDAGGLIGWGAATPLTYTMGEVLAVPLLVLLTVFGLLVVTATPVNAIPRRLRELGVRLGILPDPEEDELGEDDERYDEQWREALPARGRRRGPAPESYDPDGAEQEALSQRRGRPRRSAVPQPAMDRRMDAVDIAAAAAADLDGVVMHGLPPSALVADLTQGVSVGDRVETTPVPTPVPAARPKQDARPKQEKLKVEVADLTKPAPEAPGELPPRAEQLQLSGDITYALPSLDLLERGGPGKARSAANDAIVASLTTVFTEFKVDAAVTGFTRGPTVTRYEVELGPAVKVERITALAKNIAYAVASPDVRIISPIPGKSAVGIEIPNTDREMVNLGDVLRLAAAAEDEHPMLVALGKDVEGGYVMANLAKMPHVLVAGATGSGKSSCINCLITSIMVRATPEDVRMVLVDPKRVELTAYEGIPHLITPIITNPKRAAEALQWVVREMDLRYDDLAAYGFRHIDDFNEAIRNGKVKLPEGSERELQPYPYLLVIVDELADLMMVAPRDVEDAIVRITQLARAAGIHLVLATQRPSVDVVTGLIKANVPSRLAFATSSLADSRVILDQPGAEKLIGKGDGLFLPMGANKPTRMQGAFVTEDEVAAIVQHCKDQMAPVFRDDVVVGTKQKKEIDEEIGDDLDLLCQAAELVVSTQFGSTSMLQRKLRVGFAKAGRLMDLMESRGIVGPSEGSKARDVLVKADELDGVLAVIRGEA; encoded by the coding sequence ATGGCCTCACGTCCCTCCGCAGCCAAGAAGCAGCCGTCCAAGAAGGCTGCCGCTCCCGCGAAGGGTCCTGCGAGGAAGGCCCCGGCGAAGAAAGCACCGGCCAAGAAGGCGCCCGCCAAGAAGGCCGCGGCGAAGAAGGCCGCGCCGCCGAAGCCGGCGCCCAGCCCGACCGGGGGCGTCTACCGTCTCGTCCGGGCCGTCTGGCTCGGCCTGGCCCATGCCGTGGGCGCCGTGTTCCGCGGCATAGGGCAAGGCGCCAAGAACCTCGACCCGGCGCATCGGAAGGACGGCGTGGCGCTCCTGCTGCTCGGCCTCGGCCTGATCGTCGCCGCCGGTACCTGGTCGAACCTGCGCGGCCCGGTGGGCGACCTCGTCGAGATCATCGTGACCGGCGCCTTCGGCCGGCTCGACCTGCTCGTGCCGATACTGCTCGCGGTCATCGCCGTGCGGTTCATCCGGCACCCCGAGAAGCCCGAGGCCAACGGCCGCATCGTGATCGGCCTGTCGGCGCTCCTCATCGGCGTGCTCGGGCAGGTCCACATCGCGTGCGGCGCACCCGCCCGCAGCGACGGCATGCAGGCGATAAGGGATGCCGGAGGCCTCATCGGCTGGGGAGCGGCGACCCCGCTGACGTACACGATGGGCGAGGTTCTCGCCGTACCGCTGCTCGTGCTGCTGACGGTCTTCGGGCTGCTCGTCGTCACGGCCACCCCGGTCAACGCCATCCCGCGGCGGCTGCGGGAGCTCGGTGTGCGGCTCGGGATCCTCCCCGACCCGGAGGAGGACGAGCTCGGCGAGGACGACGAGCGCTACGACGAGCAGTGGCGCGAGGCACTGCCCGCGCGCGGTCGCAGGCGTGGTCCCGCGCCCGAGTCGTACGATCCCGACGGAGCGGAGCAGGAGGCCCTCTCACAGCGTCGTGGGCGTCCCAGGCGCTCCGCGGTACCGCAGCCCGCGATGGACCGGCGGATGGACGCCGTGGACATCGCCGCGGCCGCCGCCGCGGATCTGGACGGCGTCGTCATGCACGGCCTGCCGCCCTCGGCGCTGGTCGCCGACCTCACCCAGGGCGTCAGCGTGGGCGACCGGGTGGAGACGACCCCGGTGCCCACCCCCGTCCCGGCCGCGCGGCCCAAGCAGGACGCGCGACCGAAGCAGGAGAAGCTCAAGGTCGAGGTCGCCGACCTCACCAAGCCCGCTCCCGAGGCCCCCGGCGAACTGCCCCCGCGCGCGGAGCAGCTCCAGCTGTCCGGGGACATCACCTATGCGCTGCCCTCGCTCGACCTCCTGGAGCGCGGCGGCCCCGGAAAGGCGCGCAGCGCCGCCAACGACGCCATAGTCGCCTCGCTGACGACCGTCTTCACGGAGTTCAAGGTCGACGCCGCCGTCACCGGCTTCACGCGCGGGCCGACGGTCACGCGCTACGAGGTCGAGCTCGGCCCCGCGGTGAAGGTCGAGCGGATCACTGCGCTGGCCAAGAACATCGCGTACGCCGTCGCCAGCCCGGATGTGCGGATCATCAGTCCGATTCCCGGCAAGTCGGCGGTCGGCATCGAGATCCCGAACACCGACCGCGAGATGGTCAACCTCGGTGACGTGCTGCGGCTCGCGGCGGCGGCCGAGGACGAGCACCCCATGCTGGTCGCGCTCGGCAAGGACGTCGAGGGCGGCTATGTGATGGCCAACCTGGCGAAGATGCCGCACGTGCTGGTCGCCGGAGCCACCGGTTCCGGTAAGTCCTCGTGCATTAACTGCTTGATCACTTCCATCATGGTCCGCGCGACCCCCGAGGACGTGCGCATGGTCCTCGTCGACCCCAAGCGCGTGGAGCTGACGGCCTACGAGGGCATCCCGCACCTGATCACGCCGATCATCACCAACCCGAAGCGGGCAGCCGAGGCGCTGCAGTGGGTCGTACGGGAGATGGACCTCCGCTACGACGACCTTGCGGCGTACGGCTTCCGGCACATCGACGACTTCAACGAGGCCATCAGGAACGGCAAGGTCAAGCTGCCCGAGGGCAGTGAGCGCGAGCTCCAGCCCTATCCGTATCTGCTGGTGATCGTCGACGAGCTCGCCGACCTGATGATGGTCGCCCCGCGGGACGTCGAGGACGCGATCGTGCGGATCACGCAGCTCGCGCGCGCGGCCGGCATCCACCTGGTGCTCGCCACGCAGCGGCCGTCGGTGGACGTCGTCACCGGTCTGATCAAGGCGAACGTGCCCTCACGGCTTGCGTTCGCCACCTCATCGCTCGCCGACTCGCGGGTCATCCTCGACCAGCCCGGCGCCGAGAAGCTGATCGGCAAGGGTGACGGGCTCTTCCTGCCGATGGGGGCCAACAAACCCACCCGTATGCAGGGCGCCTTCGTGACCGAGGACGAGGTCGCGGCGATCGTCCAGCACTGCAAGGACCAGATGGCGCCGGTCTTCCGGGACGACGTCGTCGTGGGCACCAAGCAGAAGAAGGAGATCGACGAGGAGATCGGCGACGACCTCGACCTGCTGTGCCAGGCGGCCGAGCTGGTCGTCTCCACGCAGTTCGGGTCGACCTCCATGCTCCAGCGCAAGCTGCGGGTCGGGTTCGCGAAAGCGGGGCGTCTGATGGACCTCATGGAGTCCCGGGGCATCGTCGGGCCGAGCGAGGGATCCAAGGCTCGTGACGTTCTTGTGAAGGCTGACGAGCTGGACGGAGTGCTCGCGGTGATCCGCGGGGAGGCTTAA
- a CDS encoding response regulator, with amino-acid sequence MVQKAKILLVDDRPENLLALEAILSALDQTLVRASSGEEALKALLTDDFAVILLDVQMPGMDGFETAAHIKRRERTRDIPIIFLTAINHGPHHTFRGYAAGAVDYISKPFDPWVLRAKVSVFVELYMKNCQLREQAALLRLQLEGGGGKAAAGDAKEPAGLLAELSARLAAVEEQAEALSKQLDDESADAAAVATAAHLERKLTGLRRALDALEPGTGTSPSVSSQN; translated from the coding sequence ATGGTGCAGAAGGCCAAGATCCTCCTGGTCGATGACCGGCCGGAGAATCTGCTCGCGCTGGAGGCCATCCTCTCCGCGCTCGATCAGACACTGGTGCGGGCATCGTCCGGGGAGGAAGCACTCAAGGCACTGCTCACGGACGACTTCGCGGTGATTCTGCTGGACGTCCAGATGCCTGGGATGGACGGTTTCGAGACCGCGGCGCACATCAAACGGCGGGAGCGGACCCGGGACATCCCGATCATCTTCCTCACCGCGATCAACCACGGTCCGCACCACACCTTCCGGGGATACGCGGCCGGGGCGGTGGACTACATCTCCAAGCCGTTCGACCCGTGGGTGCTGCGTGCGAAGGTCTCGGTCTTCGTCGAGCTCTACATGAAGAACTGCCAGCTGCGGGAGCAGGCGGCGCTGCTGCGGCTCCAGTTGGAGGGCGGCGGAGGCAAGGCGGCGGCAGGGGACGCGAAGGAGCCGGCGGGTCTGCTCGCCGAGCTGTCCGCGCGTCTGGCCGCCGTCGAGGAGCAGGCCGAGGCGCTCTCCAAGCAGCTGGACGACGAGTCCGCGGACGCGGCCGCGGTGGCCACCGCGGCCCATCTCGAACGCAAACTCACGGGGTTGCGGCGGGCGCTGGACGCGCTGGAGCCGGGCACCGGAACTTCGCCTTCGGTGTCTTCGCAGAACTGA